The DNA sequence AAAATCTTTGCCTGCCGAGTCGACTTCCTATCAGGACTTGACGACCAATAACGGGGATCGGTACCAGTACGGCTTACAAGTTATCTATGATTATGGTGGTGAATCTTTGCTGACCGAAAGCGAGTTTTTCCAGTTTTAGTAAAACTGTTTCTTTTAGGATGCTCTGATACGCTCTACCCTTTACCTCAAGGGCGGTGTAGCCGTCCGGCATCCCTCTACCAAGCTAAATCCCTGTTTATGAATTATTGGCAGTCTTCCTTTTTGGTCTTCATCACCTTGCTGTTGCTCTCTTCAACGGTTGCTACCCAGAACCTGGAGAATCTGGGTCAGCAACCTACGGTGCAACTCAGCGGAAACTTGGCACTAGGCACGCAGTTTTATCAGGCCAGTGGCATCGACGGGAGATCAACCTCTCCTAATTGGAACATGAGCGGCAGTGCCAACCTGCAATTGTACGAGGTGTCCTTGCCTTTTTCTTTCACCTTAGGGCAGCAAGCTCAGCAGCTCAATTATCCACGGTTTGCGCAGTTTGGAATGAGCCCGACCTATCGCTGGTTGAAAGTCCATGCGGGATGGCGCAACCTCAACTTCTCGAATTACTCGCTGGCGGGACACTCTTTTCTGGGTGTAGGCCTAGAGATGGATCCTGGTATTTGGCGTATTGGTGCCATGTACGGACGTTTGCGTTCGGCACGTATGGCGACCACTAGTGTCGCCGGAGGACAGTTGCCTGCTCGGTACCAACGCAACGGGATGGCCTTCAAGCTGGGGATTGGAGAGGACAATGAGTTCATTGATCTTGTTTATTTTCAGGCAAAAGACGACCCCAATTCACTCCCCTCCGGGATGATTGACAGTACCCTGAAAGCGGCAGAAAATGCGATCATGGCTTGTACCTGGCGCTTGCCTTTGGGGAAGAAGGTGAATTTCACCGGTGAGTTGGCGGGCAATATGCTCAACCGGGATCGCCAGTCTAACCTCGCCGAAGAATACTTTTCTGCCAGCATTCCTACACCCTTGGAGGTACGCACCTCTACGCAGCTCAATTATGCCGTTAGGGGAGGCCTGGAGTTTGATTTTTCGCCCGTATTGCTGCGTACCACCTTTGAGCGGATCATGCCTGAGTTTAGTAGCCTCGGGAGTTATTTCTTTGCCAATGATTTACAGCGATGGCTGATTGCACCTAAAATCTCCTTTGCGCAACGAAAGGTAAACCTGTCAGGCTCACTGGGCCTGGAGCGTAATAATTTGTTGGGATACCGTTTGGAAACGACACGGCGGGTTGTAGGCAACGCTGTGTTAAACATCAACCCCGGCCCGCGTTTTGGCGCCGATATTAATTTCACCAATTACAGTATTGATCAGCTCGACAGCCGCTTGGATAATATCGACTCGGTGCGGGTTGCGATGGTGACGACCAACTATAGCGTCAGTCCGCACTGGCAATGGCAAGACAGCCTGCGGTCGCAACAAATTTTTGTGCTTGGGCAATTTCAGGCCCTCAATGATCGCAACCCTTTTACTCGCGAATTCACAAACATGGAAACCTGGCTGGCGATGCTTTCCTACAACTTAGGAATACTCCTGAGCCAGTGGTCTTTCAACTTCTCTTTGCAGGCACAACGCATAGATGTTTACCCCTTGCGTACCAATCGTTTTGGCGGCAGTTTTGGGGTCAATAAATCTACCAAGGATGGTCGTTGGAGTGTATCGCTGCACAATTCGGTATTCAAAAACTACCTCGACAGCGAGGCCGATGGTTGGCTATTAAGCAGCAGCTTGAACCTTAGTTTCGTACCAGCTAAACGCCACCAGCTGAGCCTTTATAGCAGTTTAAATCATAATAAATCAGAAAAATTTACTACCTATACTGAGTTGTTTGGTGGTATACAATATCAATACCGCTGGAGGTAATCTTCTGTCTATGCATGAGTCTGGCTTGAAATATTTATGGATAGTAGCAGTGGCTGTTGATGCGTTGCTCCACAAGGCTGGCCCGCTTGTGGCGCTGATGGTTTTCAGTTGTTGCTGTTCTCTTGGTGCCCAGACCCGAGTGACCCAATTCGATCAAATAGGAGTGCCGGAGGGCCTACCGGAAGGGCATGCTTTTGACATCGTTCAAGATCAAATAGGATACTTGTGGATAGCTTCCTACGAAGGCCTCTTTCGGTATGATGGGCAAAATGCCAAAGGCTTTACGAGCAGCAATGGTGTGGAATTGACGAACGAACGGATTACAGATTTGGAGCCAACGGATTCCAACGGGCTTTGGGTGGCTACCTACAAAGGGTTGAATTACATAGATTTAAGAACAGGTACTTGTCGGCAATTTCTCAATACTTCTGAGCGGCCAAACTTGTTTTCAGATGCACATATTCAGGAGTTGATAGAAGACCAGCATGGCTTTTTGTGGTGTGCTACCCAGGCTGGCGTAAGTGTAATAAACCCTGATAAAGAAGAATTCGCACAGCTTGCCGAGAAGGTTATTGTCACCGATTATTGTTTAGACAAACGCAATGAGGTGCTTTACGCGGCATCAGATCAGGGCTTGATTCAATTACATAGCGCACCTTTAGGTTACAGCGTTATCGTACCTGTTGGAAGCCCTGCCTATCCCTCGGGTATGACCATTTATCAAGTCTACCAGGGACGTAATGGCCAACTATGGGTGGGTACTTCCCATGGACTTTGGTGGTTGGATGTCGTTACTCATGAATTAAAACGCCCGGAAGATTGGCCTGGAAATCAGCTGGAGGTGTCTGTCAGAGCTATTTTAGAAGATCGGAATAACGATCTCTGGTTGGGTACCACTAAAGGAGCCATCCAGTGGCTACGGAGCCAACACCGAATTGGCTGGCATCGGCACGATGAAAATTTACAAACAACCATTGGCTCTGATTTTATCCAAAGTTTGTACGAAGACAACAATGGTAACATTTGGATTGGTCATGCGCTGGGTCTGAGCAAGATTAACCCTCAACAAAAAAAATTCGCGCTTTACCAGACGGATGCCTCGCTTTCTTATAATAACCTGAACAACCATTTCCAGCGACTGCACCAACGACCGGATGGTAGTTTTCTCTTTTTTACCAGGTATACGATTTATCGCTCAGCGTATCTGGGAGCTCCTCTGGAAGAACTGAATGACATTCCTTTTCCCTATTATATGGAGCGTTTTTTAGAACGATCTAATGGAGAACTGTGGTTGGCGTATTCAGCCCCCGGTAAGGGCATTTATCGTTATGAACCAGAAAAAAACAGACTGGTAAAGGTACCTTTAAAGGGGTATTTTGATCAACAGAATTGTTTCGATCTCGAAGAGGATATTGATAACCCGAATGTGCTTTGGATAGGAACCAGTGAAGGGTTGTGTCGTTACCATGCTATAACTGGTGATACCATGTGGGTGCATCCTGTTCTTCCTAACGGTGATGTGAAAGGGCATATTAGAGGATTTACCCAGACCAGCGACGGAAATATGTGGTTGTTGGCAGGGTATATGTTGGCTAAAATGGATAAAAGTGATTTTCGCTTAACTTACTTTCCTCCATCAGACATCCCACATGCTGGTCCTGTAGGGGATCATGTGCGAGAAGTGATTGAATACCCTGAGGGTAAGTTATGGATAGCCTTAAACCAGGGGTTCTCAAGCTATGACATGAAGACGGGCTTGTTTCAAAATTACGGCAAGCAGGAAGGACTGGAAAAAGGAGCATTGATCTACGCACTGCTACCTGCTAAGGACGGGAAAATCTGGTTATGTACACGTTCTAATATCATCTGTTTTGACCCGGAGCAAGCATCCTTTCAGTATTATTCTATACCTGATGGGGTGAATACGGGATTTAACCGTTTATCCTATCTCTCGGCCCAAGATGGGAGCCTTTTATTTGGGGGAACCAATGGTCTTGTCGCTTTTCATCCAGATAGTATACAGCCCAATAATAATCGTCCGGCATTGGTATTGAAGGATGTATGGATCGATAATCATCGTTTAGCGGCAGCTACACAGGCAGCCTATATTTCGAGTTTGGAGCTTCCTGCACAAAGCAGTGTGCTGACCTTGGAAGTACAAGTGTTGGAATACATTGCGCCAGCGCGTAATCTGTATGCTTATCGCATGCTAGGGTACGACAAAGAGTGGATTGACAATGGCAATGAAAGGCGCATTACCTATACCCGTCTTCCCCCTGGAGCATACACGCTGCAAATAAAAGCTACCAATTACGATGGCGTCTGGGCGGATGACCAGTGGTTGGAAATTGCGGTAAACGTTTTACCTAACTATTGGCAGACCATTTATTTTCGAGCGTTTATCATCTTACTTGTTTCGTTGGTGCTTTTTCTCTTTATGCGCAATTTGCAGCAAAAACGTAAGCTCCGGGAAGAGAAAGTTATTGCGGAGACCAATAGCCGCTACAAGTCTAAATTTTTGGCCAATATGAGCCACGAAATCCGTACGCCACTGAATGCCATCATGGGCTTAAACCAACTCCTTTTAGGTACAAAACTAAACGAACGGCAACAGCAGTTTGCCAGTGCGATCCAGGAATCTTCCAGCAATTTGTTGGTTATCGTGAATGATATTCTCGATCAGGAAAAAATTGAACGAGGACGTTACCGTTTTGTGCAACGACCTTTTGAGCTAGAAACCGTCCTCCAACAATTGCACAACACCTTCTTTTATCGTGCACAGGAAAAAGGCTTGGTCTTTTCTATCCATCGGCAACGGGAAATCCCTCAAACCCTGATCGGAGACCCTATTCGTCTTTATCAGATACTGACCAATTTACTGGGCAATGCTTTAAAATTTACGGAAAAGGGCACCATTGAGTTGTCCGTAAATTTATTGGATATAAAGCGGGAGGAAGAAAAATTATCACTTCAGTTTTGTGTTAGGGATACAGGCATCGGTATCCCCAAAGATCAACAGGGGGCTATCTTTGAACCTTTTCACCAACTAGAAGAAATCATTGATTACACAGATACGGGCACGGGCCTTGGCCTGAGTATCAGCAAAGAACTGATTGAGCAACAAGGCGGAGCGATCCAGTTGGAGAGTACCGTAGGCCAAGGGACGACTTTCTGCTTTGCCCTCCCGTATGGTTGGAGGTCTCACATTGATAGTATTCCCAAGCAATCATCTGACGATGCTAGTGTCGATTTTCACGGGATGACTTTGTTGTTGGTAGAAGACAATGAATTTAATCGTTTGTTGACCATCGAAATATTAAAGAATAAACTTCAGGGCGTTACCATCGATCTGGCAGAGAATGGGCAAGTAGCTGTTGAAATGCAGGCAAGTAAAACTTATGATCTGATTTTGATGGATGTAAGAATGCCAATCATGGACGGTTTTGAAGCCAGCCGCAGCATCCGAAAAGTGGCACCAAATATCCCAATTCTTGGATTGACGGCCAACGTTATTCCCGAAGAAGTAGCAAAATGCAAACAGAGCGGGATGAATGATGTAGTCACGAAACCTATTGATGCAGCAGAGCTTTTGCAGAAAATTCTCTTACTCCTAAACAAATAGTCATTCTTAAAGTCGGGCGAATGGTTGATGGTTGACAACCAAAACCATCATAACCATCAACAATCAACAATCAACCATCTATGAAAAGCTACCCTAAATCGCTGGTTCGGTTACTTGGCAACAACCCTGCCATGATCGAAAAATACCTTCAGCTTTTCAAAACCAATGCACCTGGCGAATTAAGCAACCTGAATGTGTTGATCCAAAAGAAAAAATGGCAGGAAGCAGGAGTCGTCGCTCACGCATTGAAGAGTCAGTTGCAATACCTTGATTTAGAGGCTGCCGTTCGTTTGGCACAACAGCTGGAGTCACTTTGTGGGCAGGATACACCCGACGAACGAAGAATTAGGCAGTTGGTCACGCAATTGATGAGAGTTGTGCAAACACAAATCCAGCAGTTATAATTCAGCAGGCCTAATCACCAACCGATAACCAACACCATGGATATTGAGGATGGAAATAGCGGGGTCTCTGGCTAGTAGACTTCTTAATTTACTTACGTAGACATTCAAACTTCTTCCGTGGAGTTGGTCCTCATCTTGCCAGAGGCGGTGCAGTGCTGTCGTACGTTGTATGAAGCCATCTGAGCGTTCACAAAAAAGGGCCAAGAGCTGAGCTTCCAGGTTGCTTAGCTTTTTCGTGTTTCCTTCAAAATACAATTCACGCAAACGCACATTAAAGCTATATTTTCCTATCTCAATAGTGGCAGCACTCTTGGTTTGGTGAGCAATGGATGAGGCTCCTTCGTGCCTGCGCAGCACTACCTGAATACGGAGGTGCAGTTCCTCCAAACTAAAAGGCTTAGCGATATAGTCGTCTGCTCCTAGCAGTAGTCCCTTTATTCGGTCTTCGGTAGCGGCCATACTGGTAAGGAAAATAAAGGGCAGATTGGGTTGTAGTAACCGCAGGTTTTTGGCAAATTCATAACCATCGACAATAGGCATTCTTACATCTAAAATGCCGCAATCAAAGGAAGTCTCCGCAAGGACTTTTGCGCCAAGTGTTGCATTGCTGCACCATGTTACTTCTATGTTTTTTGTGCCCAGGTATTCTACTACCAAAGGGCTAAGGACGCGATCATCGTCTACCAGCAATATTTTATTCGTAACCGACATGGGAGCTTGTTATTGGGTAACCCGCTTTTTAGCCAATAGCAGCCATCCGGCCCATACAACGCCAATGCCCAAGAGGATCAGTGCAATAAATTCTGCCTGCGTAAAACCTCCTAAACCTTCGTGGCGGTCATTGACACGGATGCCTTCGATGAGGAATCGTTCAGCACCGTTGAACATCAGGTAAATGGCAAAGAGCAGCCCCGGCCAGGGTGTTGTCTTTTTGCGTAAGCTCCACAGAATGAGACCAATGCTAAACGCCATCGTGGTTTCATAAACGGAAGTAGGATAAACACCTTCCGGCAAATGACTGCAATATTTTCCAACACAATCTGCCATCTCCACACCGCGATTGAGCACATTGCGAGGATAGTCCTGGGCCCATAGCCAGTCGGGCAAAAACCACCAGTCGGGCTGGGCTGCTGCCGGAATCCCCCAGTCGCCATCACCAGCCAGGTGGCACCCCATACGTCCAACGCCATAGGAGACAATCAGCGCCGGAGCGACCGCATCCATCACGGGCAAAACCGGGATAGCCTTGCGACGAAGCAAGATATACACGCCTACAAAACCACCAATTAAACCACCGTAAATCGTCCAGCCATCCCCGGAGAAGAGTTGTCCCATGGGGTCGGCCAGAAAAGCCTGTGGTTGCTCGACAACGGTAAACAGTTTGGCACCAATGATGCCAGAAATAACCGCCACGGTAGAGATGTCCATGATCCTGTCGTGCGGATAAAGCGTCTTGAGTTCTTCCTTGGTACCTTGCTTTTTGCGCTGCGCATCGAGGTAGAAATAGTAAGCCGTAAGGATCACCGCACCAATAATACCACCAAGCCAACTCCCCTTGCCGGAAATAATGATACTGGCAGGGTCGGCCTGCATAGTCTCCAGATTTTGGGCAACAAACACCAGCTTGAAGCCAACGATAAAACCAAAAAAAGCATTGAGCACATAATCCTGCAAACTCAGTGGCGCATTGCTGACAATCTTGGCCGCCACTCCCTGGAATTGGCCAATTTCCGCACGCCGCTGGAGTTCTTTTTTTAATAAAAATGCTGCCGTCAATACCGCCAAAGCAACGAGCAGACCAAAGGTCTTAAAAATGCTCAGCCAGTTGTCGGCGGCAGTGCCGAAAAGATCGTGGAATACGTAGGAAAGATCAGGATACATGCGTTGGTGGTCTTGATTTTTTGGCTAATTAGTGACGGATCAAAAATGGAATAAGTTATTTCCGTCAAATTACTTAGTAACGCAAGGATAAGGTTTATTACTGTTTTTTAGAACATTTTGCTGTCCTGTAGGCTGAGGTCATAGCTATAAATGCCCCCATAATTCACTTCAATATATCCGATCACCGCATCAATCTCTTCGTCTGTCAGGTTTTCAAAGCTATTCATAACGGTTGGCCTCCATTCCTGCCAAAGCTCTTGTGCGCGCTGATTTTCGCCTTCAGCAATCATTTTTTGGGAGTTTCTTATCCAGGCGTATAATGCTTCCTTTCCACCGTGGTTTTCCCAACGCCTCTCCGTGCCTCCGAGCGCTGGCCCCGTCAGGTTGGTCTTCATATCGCCAGCATGGCAGGCAGCACAGTTGTTGCGGAAAATGCTTTTTCCTAACGCTAAATCCAGTTGTTGGTATTTTGGATCGTTAGCCCATTTTTCCGTAGGCGATACTGTTCCACAGTAAAAATTCCCAGTGCTGTTTTGGCCCTGCCATTCGTGGAAACAAAGCAGAAAAAACAAACCGGTGAGCAAGAGCCAGCATAGAATAGCGAGTGTAGAGAAATAGCGTAGCATAGGTGTTTTGTTTGATTAGCTATTATGAACAGTCTCAGTTAGGTCCATAGGTGCTTTCTAACCTTAATTAACCTGATTAATTATTCCGGTGCATTTTGCCATTTATCCCATACTGGACTTAAATCCACACCCGTTGCTTTGGACATAATCGGCTCAATTTCATTGTATTTGAATGCCCTTTTATTGTCTTTTGACCAACTCAACAAGCCAAGAATAGCCTCTTTAAAAGATTTGATCCCGTTGGTTTGTTGTTGAATGTAGTTATCTAAATCATGAGCCATGAGTGCTCCTCTGGAGAAAAGGTTTTTTCCTATCCTGAAATCGGAGGCATATTGGGTTGAGCCCAGAAGAGATAATTCCTTTAAGGATTTGTTTTTGATAAAATCCGGAGCATTATCCATGTTTGATTGCCACCAGTTTAATATTTCCTCGTTTTTAAGGATTTCATAGTAAGAAACATACCAGATAAATCCTTCATTCAGCCAGATTGTTTCGATTAGCGGTGCTACTTGCCAGGCAAAAGGATGATATCCTTCCCCCCAGGACCTTAGTGGAACCCATGAATGTCCGATATGATGTATGATACTTCCTAGATCTCTATTGGTATCATATTCCTTGGAAATATCTCGGTGGGCCGTCATACTATTCAAGTGTTCCATATTAAAGCCGTAGTCATGTCTTTCTGATATAGGATTCAGAAACTCATAAACTAAGGTATAATGAGGCATGGGAATGTATTCAAAATAATCAGCAAGTTGCTGCAGCGCTAATAAGCCTCTCTTCCCGATCCCTTCCAAATCAATGCTTGTTTCCGCATAGGTCGCTACAAATAAAGGAATTTGCGCTTCTTCCACACGAATCACCTGAACGCCCTTACCTAAGAGATACTGAGCATCAACCAGTACGGCATAGTTTTCAGCCTCATAACTATCTGTTCCATTTTTTCGGTTGATATCAGGCCTTAAGGTACTGAAAACAGGCCATGAGGGGTCGGTTTTGATGGTTAGATGGATCGCTTCGTTTTCAAGACCTTCAACAAATCCGAACACGGAATACCCAAACAGTCCAAGATAGTCTTCGCGGGCTTTGGAACTTGTGGAGGCATCCAATAAATCAATTTCCATTTTTTGAATGTCGACCGTATAACTCACTTTATTTAGAAGCTCATTACTTTCTCCAAACGTAAAGAAGCTTCCGTCCCCTATCATTCCTGGCAACTGCTTACCTGTAGCGGTATAACCAACTACATCATCAACAAATGCCAGGTAGTTGGTCAGAATATAGGTTCCCGGTGCACTTCTTGGAATCACTAATTTGGCATCAGTGGCAGATAGCGCATCAAATGTGATTTCAATAGTTACTTTATTTAAATCTGCTTTATTGTCAAGCAAATAGCTGATCTTTTGCTGCGCGTTTAAACTTGTGATAGATAGGATAAACGAAAATAGAACTATAAACCTCCTCATGTTGATAATGTTATGAAGTGTGGAGTCTTATCCACACTATATTACGTATAATACACCAAAACAGTAACAAACACGAATCAAACCGCCTTTTTCAATAGTGTACCATAAAAATTCTGGCTTTTATTGAGTTTTCCTTGATGCTTTCAATGACATAAGTTTACTTTTATCGTAAATATTCTCTCCTTTTACGACCATATTTATACTTCCAATATTTTCAATATCCTCAAGCGGATTCCTGGTGAGCACAATTAGATGCGCCATCTTCCCGACTTCAATACCACCATA is a window from the Lewinella sp. LCG006 genome containing:
- a CDS encoding two-component regulator propeller domain-containing protein encodes the protein MHESGLKYLWIVAVAVDALLHKAGPLVALMVFSCCCSLGAQTRVTQFDQIGVPEGLPEGHAFDIVQDQIGYLWIASYEGLFRYDGQNAKGFTSSNGVELTNERITDLEPTDSNGLWVATYKGLNYIDLRTGTCRQFLNTSERPNLFSDAHIQELIEDQHGFLWCATQAGVSVINPDKEEFAQLAEKVIVTDYCLDKRNEVLYAASDQGLIQLHSAPLGYSVIVPVGSPAYPSGMTIYQVYQGRNGQLWVGTSHGLWWLDVVTHELKRPEDWPGNQLEVSVRAILEDRNNDLWLGTTKGAIQWLRSQHRIGWHRHDENLQTTIGSDFIQSLYEDNNGNIWIGHALGLSKINPQQKKFALYQTDASLSYNNLNNHFQRLHQRPDGSFLFFTRYTIYRSAYLGAPLEELNDIPFPYYMERFLERSNGELWLAYSAPGKGIYRYEPEKNRLVKVPLKGYFDQQNCFDLEEDIDNPNVLWIGTSEGLCRYHAITGDTMWVHPVLPNGDVKGHIRGFTQTSDGNMWLLAGYMLAKMDKSDFRLTYFPPSDIPHAGPVGDHVREVIEYPEGKLWIALNQGFSSYDMKTGLFQNYGKQEGLEKGALIYALLPAKDGKIWLCTRSNIICFDPEQASFQYYSIPDGVNTGFNRLSYLSAQDGSLLFGGTNGLVAFHPDSIQPNNNRPALVLKDVWIDNHRLAAATQAAYISSLELPAQSSVLTLEVQVLEYIAPARNLYAYRMLGYDKEWIDNGNERRITYTRLPPGAYTLQIKATNYDGVWADDQWLEIAVNVLPNYWQTIYFRAFIILLVSLVLFLFMRNLQQKRKLREEKVIAETNSRYKSKFLANMSHEIRTPLNAIMGLNQLLLGTKLNERQQQFASAIQESSSNLLVIVNDILDQEKIERGRYRFVQRPFELETVLQQLHNTFFYRAQEKGLVFSIHRQREIPQTLIGDPIRLYQILTNLLGNALKFTEKGTIELSVNLLDIKREEEKLSLQFCVRDTGIGIPKDQQGAIFEPFHQLEEIIDYTDTGTGLGLSISKELIEQQGGAIQLESTVGQGTTFCFALPYGWRSHIDSIPKQSSDDASVDFHGMTLLLVEDNEFNRLLTIEILKNKLQGVTIDLAENGQVAVEMQASKTYDLILMDVRMPIMDGFEASRSIRKVAPNIPILGLTANVIPEEVAKCKQSGMNDVVTKPIDAAELLQKILLLLNK
- a CDS encoding Hpt domain-containing protein, yielding MKSYPKSLVRLLGNNPAMIEKYLQLFKTNAPGELSNLNVLIQKKKWQEAGVVAHALKSQLQYLDLEAAVRLAQQLESLCGQDTPDERRIRQLVTQLMRVVQTQIQQL
- a CDS encoding response regulator transcription factor, whose protein sequence is MSVTNKILLVDDDRVLSPLVVEYLGTKNIEVTWCSNATLGAKVLAETSFDCGILDVRMPIVDGYEFAKNLRLLQPNLPFIFLTSMAATEDRIKGLLLGADDYIAKPFSLEELHLRIQVVLRRHEGASSIAHQTKSAATIEIGKYSFNVRLRELYFEGNTKKLSNLEAQLLALFCERSDGFIQRTTALHRLWQDEDQLHGRSLNVYVSKLRSLLARDPAISILNIHGVGYRLVIRPAEL
- a CDS encoding prolipoprotein diacylglyceryl transferase, producing the protein MYPDLSYVFHDLFGTAADNWLSIFKTFGLLVALAVLTAAFLLKKELQRRAEIGQFQGVAAKIVSNAPLSLQDYVLNAFFGFIVGFKLVFVAQNLETMQADPASIIISGKGSWLGGIIGAVILTAYYFYLDAQRKKQGTKEELKTLYPHDRIMDISTVAVISGIIGAKLFTVVEQPQAFLADPMGQLFSGDGWTIYGGLIGGFVGVYILLRRKAIPVLPVMDAVAPALIVSYGVGRMGCHLAGDGDWGIPAAAQPDWWFLPDWLWAQDYPRNVLNRGVEMADCVGKYCSHLPEGVYPTSVYETTMAFSIGLILWSLRKKTTPWPGLLFAIYLMFNGAERFLIEGIRVNDRHEGLGGFTQAEFIALILLGIGVVWAGWLLLAKKRVTQ
- a CDS encoding cytochrome c → MLRYFSTLAILCWLLLTGLFFLLCFHEWQGQNSTGNFYCGTVSPTEKWANDPKYQQLDLALGKSIFRNNCAACHAGDMKTNLTGPALGGTERRWENHGGKEALYAWIRNSQKMIAEGENQRAQELWQEWRPTVMNSFENLTDEEIDAVIGYIEVNYGGIYSYDLSLQDSKMF